In Solanum lycopersicum chromosome 5, SLM_r2.1, the following are encoded in one genomic region:
- the LOC101258371 gene encoding cyclin-D4-1-like: protein MDENKDLLCTETESFDFDDLGSLGIGQKKNEINNKDLIFGKNGSRSEVLIDLPKISEESFSFMVKREIDFLPKDDYLKRLRSGDLDLSVRREAIDWIWKACMHFGYGKLNFCLSINYLDRFLSLYELPRGKTWAVQLLAVACLSIAVKMEEIHVPLIVDLQVGNPKFVFEGKTIQRMELLVLTTLKWRMLAYTPCTFIDYFVRKMNDDQIPSERLISKAIQLILCSIRGIDFLEFRSSEIAAAVAISVSKEMQANDIDKAMPCFIHVQKGRVMKCLELIQDLTLVSGTVTTATTITTTASVPKSPNGVLEAACLSYKSDESIVGSQTSPENKRRKLDTSLQEGT from the exons ATGGATGAGAATAAAGACCTTTTATGTACAGAAACAgaaagttttgattttgatgATCTTGGTTCTTTGGGTATAGGTCaaaagaagaatgaaattaataataaagattTGATCTTTGGCAAAAATGGTAGTAGATCAGAGGTTTTGATTGATTTGCCAAAGATAAGTGAAGAAAGCTTTAGCTTTATGGTGAAaagggaaattgattttttgcCTAAAGATGATTATTTGAAGAGATTGAGGAGTGGGGACTTGGATTTGAGTGTGAGAAGAGAGGCTATTGATTGGATTTGGAAg GCTTGTATGCACTTTGGATATGGGAAGCTGAATTTTTGTTTGTCGATTAATTACTTGGATCGGTTTCTGTCTCTGTATGAATTGCCT AGAGGTAAAACTTGGGCAGTTCAGTTGTTAGCTGTGGCCTGCCTATCAATTGCAGTCAAAATGGAAGAGATTCATGTTCCTTTGATTGTTGATTTGCAG GTTGGGAATCCTAAGTTTGTATTTGAAGGCAAAACTATACAAAGAATGGAACTTTTGGTACTAACCACATTGAAGTGGAGAATGCTAGCTTATACACCTTGCACATTCATCGATTATTTTGTAAGAAAGATGAATGACGATCAAATCCCATCGGAGCGTTTGATTTCTAAAGCAATACAATTGATCTTATGCTCCATAAGAG GCATTGATTTCTTGGAATTCAGGTCTTCTGAAATTGCAGCAGCAGTGGCAATATCTGTTTCAAAGGAAATGCAAGCTAATGACATTGACAAGGCAATGCCTTGCTTCATACATGTACAAAAG GGCAGAGTGATGAAGTGTCTTGAACTGATTCAAGATTTGACATTGGTTAGTGGGACTGTGACCACTGCTACAACTATTACTACTACTGCCTCAGTACCTAAAAGTCCCAATGGAGTGTTAGAAGCTGCATGTTTGAGCTACAAAAGTGATGAGAGTATAGTTGGATCACAAACAAGTCCAGAAAATAAAAGGAGGAAACTTGACACATCTTTACAAGAGGGGACTTGA